In the genome of Thermoanaerobaculia bacterium, one region contains:
- a CDS encoding protein kinase gives MESLVGQTIAHYRIVALLGSGGMGAVYEGEDTQLGRHVAIKVLSDDFKNDAPMLERFKREARAASSLNHPGICTVYAIEQHQGRPFIVMELIKGSTLAEKMGRQPFAIGVLLDLGIQIADALESAHSKGIAHRDLKPANLMINDRGQVKILDFGLAKVENAAVSTQKGEEVSGLETAVNSGPLTTAGTVMGTVHYMSPEQAKGQLTDARTDLFSLGTVLYQMATGELPFRGDTDAMVFDAILNRDPKPLEQVNPAMPPELGRIIEKAVEKDRQLRCQTATELKTDLLRLKRKLDSGEKRAAELSESKGGVAKPAEKSIAVLYFENLSGAKEDEYFRDGITEDVVTELSKIAGLKIYPRPAVLAFRDKQVTPSHVGQQLGAAYVLSGSIRRAGDRLRINTQLFDAHTDFPLWSERYDREMKDVFEVQDEIAHKIAGALRLTLTPREQEDLAAKPTENLHAYDLYLRGRSYARRLTRQDLEFALQMYENAVTQDPNFGLAYAAIANVCAYYHCNYSRESAWIDRARAASDRAVALQPQLPEVMVAQAWTLYAKGEYGAASEVVRNVIARKPDCEGAYYLLLRCLFASGRHQDVEKIAEAAIEACGTDYNVFVPIMNSLGALGKTEAKRNVRLRRMQVLESHIREVPEDARARILLSSDYADEHRTEDAMREANLAMLLRPNEATVHYNAACTFCKLGRKTEGMDALAKAWTAGFTDADWARRDPDLDLLHDLPEFEKLYPEKTAGT, from the coding sequence ATGGAATCGCTGGTCGGCCAGACCATCGCTCACTACCGTATCGTCGCCTTGCTCGGCTCCGGCGGAATGGGCGCGGTATACGAAGGCGAGGACACGCAGCTCGGCCGCCACGTCGCGATCAAGGTCCTTTCCGACGACTTCAAGAACGACGCGCCGATGCTCGAACGCTTCAAGCGGGAGGCCCGCGCCGCATCGTCGCTGAACCACCCCGGCATCTGCACGGTCTACGCGATCGAGCAGCATCAGGGGCGCCCCTTCATCGTGATGGAGCTGATCAAGGGATCGACGCTTGCCGAGAAGATGGGCCGCCAGCCGTTCGCGATCGGGGTCCTGCTGGACCTCGGCATCCAGATCGCCGACGCGCTCGAATCGGCGCACTCCAAGGGGATCGCGCACCGGGACCTCAAGCCCGCGAACCTGATGATCAACGACCGGGGACAGGTCAAGATCCTGGACTTCGGCCTGGCGAAAGTCGAGAACGCGGCGGTCTCGACCCAGAAGGGGGAGGAAGTCTCGGGGCTCGAGACCGCGGTCAATTCCGGTCCGCTGACGACCGCCGGAACGGTCATGGGCACCGTCCACTACATGTCCCCGGAACAGGCGAAGGGCCAGCTCACCGACGCGCGGACGGATCTCTTCTCGCTCGGCACCGTGCTCTACCAGATGGCGACCGGCGAGCTCCCTTTTCGCGGCGATACCGACGCGATGGTCTTCGACGCGATCCTGAACCGCGACCCGAAACCGCTCGAGCAGGTGAATCCGGCGATGCCGCCGGAGCTCGGACGGATCATCGAAAAGGCGGTCGAAAAGGACCGGCAGCTGCGCTGCCAGACGGCGACGGAGCTGAAGACCGACCTCCTGCGGCTCAAGCGCAAGCTCGATTCGGGGGAGAAGCGGGCGGCCGAGCTCTCCGAGTCCAAGGGGGGCGTCGCGAAGCCCGCCGAGAAGTCGATCGCCGTCCTCTACTTCGAGAACCTCTCCGGAGCCAAGGAAGACGAGTATTTCCGGGACGGCATCACGGAAGACGTGGTCACGGAGCTCTCGAAGATCGCGGGTCTCAAGATCTATCCGCGGCCGGCGGTCCTCGCGTTTCGCGACAAGCAGGTCACCCCCTCGCACGTGGGCCAGCAGCTCGGCGCCGCCTACGTGCTTTCGGGGAGCATTCGGCGGGCGGGAGACCGGCTCCGCATCAACACGCAGCTGTTCGACGCGCATACGGATTTCCCGCTCTGGTCCGAGCGATACGACCGCGAGATGAAGGACGTCTTCGAAGTCCAGGACGAAATCGCGCACAAGATCGCCGGAGCCCTGCGGCTCACGCTGACCCCCCGCGAGCAGGAGGATCTCGCCGCCAAGCCGACGGAGAACCTGCATGCCTACGATCTCTACCTCCGCGGCCGAAGCTACGCCCGTCGCCTGACCCGTCAGGACCTCGAGTTCGCGCTGCAGATGTACGAGAACGCCGTCACGCAGGACCCGAATTTCGGGCTCGCCTACGCGGCGATCGCCAACGTCTGCGCCTACTATCATTGCAACTACTCGCGCGAATCCGCCTGGATCGACCGGGCCCGCGCGGCCTCCGATCGTGCCGTCGCGCTCCAGCCCCAGCTTCCGGAGGTCATGGTGGCGCAGGCCTGGACCCTCTACGCCAAAGGGGAGTACGGCGCGGCGTCCGAAGTCGTGCGCAACGTGATCGCCCGCAAGCCGGATTGCGAAGGGGCCTACTACCTCCTCCTCCGCTGTCTGTTCGCGTCCGGCCGCCATCAGGATGTCGAAAAGATCGCCGAAGCCGCGATCGAGGCGTGCGGCACCGACTACAACGTCTTCGTGCCGATCATGAATTCGCTCGGCGCCCTGGGAAAGACCGAGGCGAAGCGGAACGTTCGTCTTCGCCGGATGCAGGTGCTCGAGAGTCACATCCGCGAGGTCCCGGAGGATGCGCGGGCGCGCATCCTGCTCTCCTCGGACTACGCCGACGAACACCGCACCGAAGACGCGATGCGCGAGGCGAACCTCGCGATGCTCCTGCGCCCGAACGAGGCGACGGTCCACTACAACGCGGCGTGCACGTTCTGCAAGCTCGGCCGGAAGACGGAAGGGATGGACGCGCTGGCGAAGGCGTGGACGGCGGGGTTCACCGACGCCGACTGGGCGCGGCGCGATCCCGATCTCGACCTCCTGCACGATCTTCCGGAGTTCGAAAAGCTGTATCCGGAAAAGACGGCCGGGACCTGA
- a CDS encoding protein kinase, with translation MESLVGQTIAHYKIVGLLGTGGMGSVYEAEDADLGRRVAIKVLSADLKNQTAMLERFKREARAASALNHPGICTVFAIEQHDGQPFIVMELIKGSTLAEKMGRQPFETGPLLDLGIQIADALESAHSKGIAHRDLKPANLMINDRGQVKILDFGLAKVEAAFAQKGDDSSLDTAIGGGPLTMTGTVMGTVHYMSPEQARGQLTDARTDIFSLGAVLYQMATGTLPFQGDTQAVIFDAILNRDPLPLAQVNPAQPLELGRIIGRALEKDRSMRYQSATDLKTELLRLKRDLDSGPRRAAELSDSKSGALKPAEKSVAVLYFENLSGVKEDEYFRDGITEDIIAELSKIEGLRVFSRPTVLAYRDKPATPAQIGQQLGAAYVLAGSLRRAGNRLRISAQLVDTHTDFPLWIERYDREMQDVFEVQDEIARNIASALRLTLSPTEEKAIAARPTENLQAYDFFLRGRSYARRRTRQDLEFALQMYENAVAQDPGFALAFAGIASVCSIYHFDYERTPKWTEKAVEASHRASALGRDLPEVRVAEAWVLHSEGKNAEAQAIVREVVASKPDCEGAYYLLGRSLFSSGHYQELVDTADAAIEASGEDYSVFVPITNALSALGKEDQMRNVRQRAIQTLENQIARVPEDARARSLLANFYGQIGRTDDAIREMQFAVALRPTDPTMHYNTACTYCGLGRKSEAIEALKMAWKFGYRDSVWVRRDPDLAILHDEPEFHELYPEAPAGS, from the coding sequence ATGGAATCCTTGGTCGGTCAGACCATCGCTCACTACAAGATCGTCGGGCTCCTCGGCACCGGGGGAATGGGCTCCGTCTACGAAGCCGAGGACGCCGACCTCGGCCGCCGCGTCGCGATCAAGGTCCTGTCCGCCGATCTGAAGAATCAGACGGCGATGCTCGAACGCTTCAAGCGGGAGGCGCGCGCGGCCTCGGCGCTGAATCATCCCGGCATCTGTACGGTCTTCGCGATCGAGCAGCACGACGGCCAGCCCTTCATCGTGATGGAGCTGATCAAGGGGTCCACGCTGGCCGAGAAAATGGGCCGGCAGCCGTTCGAGACCGGTCCGCTCCTCGATCTCGGAATCCAGATCGCGGATGCCCTCGAGTCGGCGCACTCCAAGGGGATCGCGCACCGGGACCTGAAGCCCGCGAACCTGATGATCAACGACCGCGGACAGGTCAAGATCCTGGATTTCGGCCTGGCGAAGGTCGAGGCCGCGTTCGCGCAGAAGGGCGACGATTCCAGCCTCGACACGGCGATCGGCGGCGGTCCGCTGACGATGACGGGGACCGTGATGGGCACCGTGCACTACATGTCGCCGGAGCAGGCCCGGGGCCAGCTCACCGACGCGCGGACGGACATCTTTTCGCTGGGCGCGGTCCTCTACCAGATGGCGACGGGCACGCTTCCGTTCCAGGGAGACACCCAGGCGGTGATCTTCGACGCCATCCTGAATCGCGACCCGCTTCCGCTCGCCCAGGTCAATCCCGCCCAGCCGCTGGAGCTCGGGCGGATCATCGGGCGCGCTCTCGAAAAGGACCGCTCGATGCGCTATCAGAGCGCGACCGATCTGAAGACCGAGCTCCTGCGCCTCAAGCGGGACCTCGACTCGGGCCCGAGGCGCGCGGCGGAGCTCTCGGACTCCAAGAGCGGCGCGTTGAAGCCGGCGGAGAAGTCGGTCGCGGTCCTTTATTTCGAGAACCTCTCCGGCGTGAAGGAAGACGAGTACTTCCGCGACGGAATCACCGAGGACATCATCGCGGAGCTCTCGAAGATCGAAGGGCTCAGGGTCTTCTCGCGGCCGACGGTCCTCGCGTACCGCGACAAGCCGGCCACCCCCGCCCAGATCGGGCAGCAGCTGGGGGCCGCGTACGTCCTCGCGGGGAGTCTCCGGCGCGCCGGGAACCGGCTGCGCATCAGCGCGCAGCTCGTCGACACCCACACCGATTTTCCGCTCTGGATCGAGCGCTACGACCGCGAGATGCAGGACGTCTTCGAGGTGCAGGACGAGATCGCCCGCAACATCGCCTCGGCCCTGCGCCTGACGCTCAGTCCGACGGAGGAGAAGGCGATCGCGGCGCGCCCGACCGAGAACCTTCAGGCGTACGACTTCTTCCTCCGGGGTCGCAGTTACGCGAGGCGGCGCACGCGCCAGGATCTCGAGTTCGCGCTCCAGATGTACGAGAACGCAGTCGCGCAGGACCCGGGGTTCGCCCTCGCCTTCGCCGGGATCGCCAGCGTGTGCTCGATCTACCACTTCGACTACGAGCGGACGCCGAAATGGACGGAGAAGGCGGTCGAGGCGTCGCATCGGGCGAGCGCGCTCGGCCGGGACCTCCCCGAGGTCCGGGTCGCGGAAGCGTGGGTCCTGCACAGCGAGGGAAAGAACGCGGAAGCGCAGGCGATCGTGCGCGAAGTGGTGGCGTCGAAGCCCGACTGCGAAGGAGCGTACTACCTGCTGGGCCGTTCCCTCTTCAGCTCGGGGCACTACCAGGAGCTCGTCGACACCGCGGACGCCGCGATCGAAGCTTCCGGAGAGGATTACAGCGTGTTCGTTCCGATCACGAACGCTCTCTCCGCTCTCGGCAAGGAAGACCAGATGCGAAACGTCCGGCAGCGCGCGATCCAGACCCTCGAGAACCAGATCGCCCGGGTTCCCGAAGACGCGCGCGCGCGATCCCTTCTCGCGAACTTCTACGGGCAGATCGGCCGTACCGACGACGCGATCCGCGAGATGCAGTTCGCGGTCGCCCTTCGCCCCACGGATCCCACGATGCACTACAACACCGCGTGCACGTATTGCGGGCTCGGCAGGAAGAGCGAAGCGATCGAAGCGCTCAAGATGGCGTGGAAGTTCGGCTATCGAGATTCGGTGTGGGTGCGCCGCGACCCGGATCTGGCGATCCTCCACGACGAGCCGGAGTTCCACGAGCTCTATCCGGAGGCGCCGGCCGGAAGCTGA